Within Longimicrobium sp., the genomic segment GAGATGGTGATGCCGGGCGACAACGTGCAGATGACGGTGGAGCTGATCACGCCCATCGCCATGGAGAAGGAGCTGCGCTTCGCCATCCGCGAGGGCGGCCGCACCGTGGGCGCCGGCGTCGTCACCGAGATCATCGACTGAAGCCGGTTGGCGGGAGGCGGGCGCGTCGCCGACGCGCACCGCCTCCGCTCCGCTTGAGAACACCGTCAACCGACTGGAAGAGAGCACCATGGCAGGCAAGATCCGAATCCGGCTGAAGGGCTTCGATCACGCGGTGATCGACCAGACCACGGCCGACATCGTCCGCACCGCCGAGAAGACGGGGGCCACCATCAGCGGCCCCATCCCCCTTCCCACGCGCGTGCAGCGGTGGACCGTCAACCGGTCGCCGCACGTGGACAAGAAGAGCCGCGAGCAGTTCGAGCTGAAGACGCACAAGCGTGTGATCGACATCCTGGACTCGCGCCCGCAGACCGTCGACGCCCTCACCAAGCTGGATCTGCCGGCGGGTGTGGACGTCGAGATCAAGGTGGACTGAGGAGGCGCACATGTCAGGAATCATCGGACGCAAGCTGGGGATGACCCAGATCTTCGACGAGTCCGGCGCCGTGGTGCCGGTGACCGTCATCGAGGCCGGGCCCTGCCCTGTGGTGCAGGTGCGGACGCAGGAGAAGGAGGGCTACGCCGCGGTCCAGCTCGGCTTCGGCCGGCAGAAGGACACGCGCGCCAGCAAGGCGGAGAAGGGGCACGCGCTGAAGGCCGGCCTCGAGGCCGCCCCGGCGGTGCTCAAGGAGTTCCGCTTCGAGGAGGGCGCCCCCGAGGTCGGCCAGACCGTGACGGTCGACGGCTTCGAGAAGGGCGGCCGGGTGAAGGTGACCGGCGTGACCAAGGGCCGCGGCTTCCAGGGCGTGATGAAGCGCCACGGGTTCGGCGGCGGCCGCGCGAGCCACGGCGCCACCCGCATCCA encodes:
- the tuf gene encoding elongation factor Tu (EF-Tu; promotes GTP-dependent binding of aminoacyl-tRNA to the A-site of ribosomes during protein biosynthesis; when the tRNA anticodon matches the mRNA codon, GTP hydrolysis results; the inactive EF-Tu-GDP leaves the ribosome and release of GDP is promoted by elongation factor Ts; many prokaryotes have two copies of the gene encoding EF-Tu), which codes for EMVMPGDNVQMTVELITPIAMEKELRFAIREGGRTVGAGVVTEIID
- the rpsJ gene encoding 30S ribosomal protein S10, with translation MAGKIRIRLKGFDHAVIDQTTADIVRTAEKTGATISGPIPLPTRVQRWTVNRSPHVDKKSREQFELKTHKRVIDILDSRPQTVDALTKLDLPAGVDVEIKVD
- the rplC gene encoding 50S ribosomal protein L3, which translates into the protein MSGIIGRKLGMTQIFDESGAVVPVTVIEAGPCPVVQVRTQEKEGYAAVQLGFGRQKDTRASKAEKGHALKAGLEAAPAVLKEFRFEEGAPEVGQTVTVDGFEKGGRVKVTGVTKGRGFQGVMKRHGFGGGRASHGATRIHRAPGSIGAGTNPSRVIKGKRMPGHMGSEQQTVRNLLVAKVDAEKNLLYVRGAVPGPVNGVVFVQKQ